The sequence below is a genomic window from Lolium perenne isolate Kyuss_39 chromosome 7, Kyuss_2.0, whole genome shotgun sequence.
TGGAAATGCATTTACATGTTAATTACTACAACTACTGTACATGTTGATGCTGTATATTAACCGATAAGGAGAACTGGCACACATGTGACAAGCTACAACTAATTTGCATGCACCTTGCCGGAGACCAACTACGACAACCGCCAGGGTGGCGCCCTACACCGGCAGCTCCGTCGTCATCGCTGGTTGACCGTCGTCGTCCGGCGGCTCAACCTCCGCGCGGCAAAGCGGGCACGTGTCGTGCGACGCCAGCCACATGTCGATACACTCCACGTGGTACAGGTGCTTGCACAACGGCAGTTGCCGCACCATCTCGCCGCCCTCCACCGTGCCGATGCACACAGAGCACTGCGCACCGTCGCCGCGTCCGCTGTGCCTTGCAGACTTGGTGTACGCGAACTCCGGAAGCTTCGCGAGGTCCACGATGCGACCGCGACCACCGGTGCCGGCCGCTGCCCCGGCGGCGGCCACCGGTGCTCGGTTGCGGAATTGATAGCAGAAGAAGAAGGCGACGGAGAAGAGCGCGGCGCCCGTGAGGCCGATGCAGGTGTAGCTGAAGATCGCCGTGCCTTGGCTGGCCTGCAGCTGGTTCTCCGAGTTCGGCAAATTCGCCGGTCCGAACGATGCCATGGAGGTTGGTGCTGCTTCTGCGCCTTCGAAGGCTGGCGCGTGCTATGTAGAAGATCCTACGAGAGCCGCCTCCGACTGTGTAGGGACTTATCCGGCGAGAGGTATAATAATGGATGATACGGTGGGCAATTGGTGTATTTTCTAT
It includes:
- the LOC127313984 gene encoding RING-H2 finger protein ATL39-like, whose amino-acid sequence is MASFGPANLPNSENQLQASQGTAIFSYTCIGLTGAALFSVAFFFCYQFRNRAPVAAAGAAAGTGGRGRIVDLAKLPEFAYTKSARHSGRGDGAQCSVCIGTVEGGEMVRQLPLCKHLYHVECIDMWLASHDTCPLCRAEVEPPDDDGQPAMTTELPV